In the Festucalex cinctus isolate MCC-2025b chromosome 10, RoL_Fcin_1.0, whole genome shotgun sequence genome, one interval contains:
- the LOC144027317 gene encoding alpha-2-HS-glycoprotein-like has translation MEARLFALLLCCAGTLPGLLAASSLPAVNCSKESAMEAARLGVQYINGKHKHGFRFKLQEVQSSKYFQLSGGCHIDVNVKLVQTKCHFTNPKPEDQCELWRRNERGALATCSIDFWVMWGVAKVTRYECTTRPELTNAELMTICPDCPLSLPLDDPTAVKAVNDAVVRFNRDDKHLNYFTLMEIAHATVEYATIGEITHLQFALVETQCPRLTKKTSACTPRCSDRATHAFCQTTYYNLHRQLGELNCELYPPKNLAPHPAGVPEPVCKPLFHQSPEACVCKDQLRKPEPSIHHICPFPLQ, from the exons ATGGAGGCTCGCTTATTTGCGCTTTTGCTGTGTTGTGCTGGAACTCTTCCTGGCCTCCTTGCAGCTTCGTCTTTGCCGGCGGTCAACTGTAGCAAAGAAAGTGCGATGGAGGCGGCGAGGCTTGGCGTCCAATACATCAATGGAAAGCACAAGCATGGCTTCAGGTTCAAGCTGCAGGAGGTCCAGAGCAGCAAATATTTTCAG CTATCAGGAGGTTGCCACATTGATGTTAATGTGAAGCTGGTGCAGACCAAATGTCACTTCACCAACCCCAAACCTGAGGACCAATGTGAGCTTTGGCGACGCAATGAACGG GGAGCATTGGCCACCTGCAGCATCGACTTTTGGGTCATGTGGGGTGTGGCCAAAGTCACCAGATATGAATGCACCACCAGACCAG AGCTGACCAACGCCGAGCTGATGACAATTTGTCCCGACTGCCCCTTGTCATTGCCTCTTGATGACCCGACCGCCGTGAAGGCGGTAAATGATGCTGTGGTCAGGTTCAACAGGGATGACAAACATCTGAATTACTTCACCTTGATGGAAATTGCTCATGCCACTGTGGAG TACGCAACGATTGGTGAAATTACTCATCTCCAGTTCGCCCTGGTGGAGACTCAGTGTCCAAGACTAACTAAGAAGACTTCTGCCTGCACACCTCGCTGTTCCGACAGAGCT ACTCACGCCTTTTGCCAAACCACCTACTACAACTTGCACAGACAACTGGGAGAACTTAATTGTGAATTGTATCCACCAAAG AATCTGGCCCCCCACCCGGCTGGTGTGCCAGAGCCTGTTTGCAAGCCCTTGTTCCACCAAAGTCCAGAAGCTTGCGTTTGCAAGGACCAATTGAGGAAACCTGAGCCGTCAATTCACCACATTTGTCCCTTCCCACTTCAATGA
- the LOC144027320 gene encoding antihemorrhagic factor cHLP-B-like: protein MRARLFALLLWCAGAFSGLLADSSLPAINCTKESAAEAARLGVQYINGKHKHGFRFKLQEVQSSKYFQLSGGCHIDVNVKLVQTKCHFTNPKPEDQCELWRRDERGAVATCSIEFWVMWGVAKVTRYECTTRPELTNEELITICPNCPLSLPLDDPTAVMAVNDAVVKFNRDDKNLNYFMLMEIAHATVEYATIGEITHLQLALVETTCPRQTEKPFACTPRCANRAIHAFCRTTYYNVHRQLGELKCELYPPKNLAPHPAGVPEPVCKPLFHQSPEACVCKDQLRKPEPSIHHICPFPLQ from the exons ATGAGGGCTCGCTTATTTGCACTTTTGCTGTGGTGTGCTGGAGCTTTTTCTGGCCTTCTTGCAGATTCATCTTTGCCGGCGATCAACTGTACCAAAGAAAGTGCGGCGGAGGCGGCAAGGCTTGGCGTCCAATACATCAATGGAAAGCACAAGCATGGCTTCAGGTTCAAGCTGCAGGAGGTTCAGAGCAGCAAATATTTTCAG CTATCAGGAGGTTGCCACATTGATGTTAATGTGAAGCTGGTGCAGACCAAATGTCACTTCACCAACCCCAAACCTGAGGACCAATGTGAGCTTTGGAGACGGGATGAACGG GGTGCGGTGGCAACCTGCAGCATCGAGTTTTGGGTCATGTGGGGTGTGGCCAAAGTCACCAGATACGAATGCACAACCAGACCAG AGCTTACCAACGAGGAGCTGATCACAATTTGTCCCAACTGCCCCTTGTCATTACCTCTTGATGACCCAACAGCCGTGATGGCGGTAAATGATGCTGTGGTCAAGTTCAACAGGGATGACAAAAACCTGAATTACTTTATGCTGATGGAAATTGCTCATGCAACTGTGGAG TATGCAACGATTGGTGAAATTACTCATCTCCAGTTGGCCCTGGTGGAGACCACGTGTCCGAGACAAacagagaagccttttgcctgcACACCGCGGTGTGCTAACAGAGCT ATTCACGCCTTTTGCCGAACCACCTATTACAACGTGCACAGACAACTGGGAGAACTTAAGTGTGAATTATATCCACCAAAA AATCTGGCCCCCCACCCGGCTGGTGTGCCAGAGCCTGTTTGCAAGCCCTTGTTCCACCAAAGTCCGGAAGCTTGTGTTTGCAAGGACCAACTGAGGAAACCTGAGCCGTCCATTCACCATATTTGTCCCTTCCCACTTCAGTGA